Within Buteo buteo chromosome 10, bButBut1.hap1.1, whole genome shotgun sequence, the genomic segment TGTCAGGGGAGGACACGGGCACAGAGCCCACATGGACAATGTGGCTCGTCACAgccctctgtgccccccccaccccaaccagGGACCCAGCACCCCGCTGTCCCAACCCCAGCACGTGAACACCCACCTTGTAGGAGTCTCCCTGGAAGACTGTGGTGAAGGTGGCCACGGCACCCTGCCGCCAGCCAGCAAGCATGGAGGAGCAGACCAGAGTCCCCTCCTGCAGAGCGGGGAACAGAGTCagaccccagccccagggctgcagtcgttccccccagccccccccaagcTCACCAGCTCCAGGACGAGGGTGCGCTCCGGCGTGCTGCGGGTCTTTCGGGGACCATCCCTGCCAGGCGCTGGGACTGCAGGGACCAGGCTGGCCGGAGGAAGGCAGAGGgtcagcagtgctgcaggactggggggctgcggggacccCCTCCCGCGTACTCacaggctgggggcagcagggtCCTGGCACTCATCTGCAGGGAGCCCCGAGAAGTAGGCACCCTTATAGCGGGGCTGTGGTGAAGGGCTCATAGGTTCTGTGGGGACAGAAGGGTCCTGGGGTGACCCCCACTTCCCCAGGCAGGGATTGCCTTGTGGGGGCAGACACAGACACACTCACCCCTttccccggggcaggggggagcagaCGCCAGCCTGCGATGCTCCCCCTTGAGACGCAGCTTTGCCAGCCGGCCCTTCCTGGGGGCCACGGACTCCaaggggggacacgggacacgCTCCCAGGagtcccagccccacagcggGCAACGATCATCCCGGTCCCCTTCTCTCTGCCGGCTCTTAGCCCGCCGGCGAGCCCCAGCCTTGGTGGCCGAGAGCCCCAGGTCCCCGCTGCTCTCTCTGCGGGATCTCTTTGCACGTGGGGTGACCGTCCCCAACCCTGCCATGGCTGGGACAGCCGGACAGGGACACCCCAAGCACAGGATGCCCAAAGAtgacagcacagagcagcagccctggggctgccaggcaTCGCTCCCGGGTCGTCCCCCCAAGGGCAGAGCAGCCAGCACACCCACCCCTGCCCAGAGACAAAACCCCCTCAGCAACCCAAACCAGCCATGGGGGTGGAAGGGGGCACTTTTATAGGGTggaggcactttttttttttttccagtcctaATCACCCCAAGGTGCTTCTGCCTGCGTTCCAGAGCACCTGGCATCAGCCGGGCTTTACTGGGACcagctggggagcccagcacagAGCCCCACCTGCCCCCAGGGCTCATCTCTGGCTCCTGGTGATTAATTACGCGGTGTGCTAAAGAACCtcctgggctggcagctgccacTCAGGGCACCCACCCCAGGtacccccccccagctgtggCCCCAGCCCCGTGCCCAGTTTGGGTACAGTCACCAGCGACACGAGCTGGGAGAGCTCAGCCCTTCCCCAAGCACCCGCTCCAAACCCACCCCCGGATGGGTGCGAGACCACCCCTGGAGCACCAAGTGGGAGATGCACCCCCGGACTCATCCTGTCCCCCTACAGGCCCCGCGGTTGTGCCCGCCAGCCCGCGGGTTGGGTTACGGGCGAGGGGGCTCCGGCACAGGGAGGGACCCGCTCGCCTCTGCCGGAAAAGAGATAAGCAGCAGGTCCCTGACCTCGAAAAGCAGAACCTGGCCGGCGTCCATCTCAGGGACAGGGACACGCTGCTGGGCGGGAGCATTTCTCTGGGGGCTCAACATGGGGACGAGGGAGGGGACCCCCTGCGGTGGGGAGGGCATGGGACACCCTGGGCCGGTTCCAGCCAGGAAGGCGCACACGGCGAACGAGGTGATGATAtacaggtttattttctgcaaaaaaataaattaccacCATCCTCCACCCCTCCGCAGCCAAGTCGGCCCCAAGGACGGTGAGATGCCCGGCACAGGGCAGAGGGCAGGACGGGGGGGCCCTGGCCCCTCCGCAGCCACGGAAAGGGTTCGGTGCACGGCAGGAGCGTTGCCAGCCCCTGGGTTTGCCCTCGGGGTCCCGccggctgccccctcccctggCGATGGAGCCCAGGGAGGGGGTTCAGGGCggccggggctggggacagTGCTGGGCTGCCTCCCGCACCAGCCGGTCCTCACGGGGCGTCCACGGCCGGGCATAGCCGTTGTCCTGCAGCAGGATGCGGTTGAGCGTGCGCTCGTAGTTGACGTGCCGCCGTGCCATGAGCAGGTACTCGCCGCCCTCCTGGAGCCGGGGGCAACCGCAGATGTTGGGGACCCACACGTATTCCCGGGACACCAGCGGGAAGCGGTGCCGATACGGCGTTTTCACCTCCACCTCGTAGCGCGTCTCTTGCCCCACTAAGCGCTGCGCCAGGATCCGGCCCTGGAAGACTGAGGGGCGAGTGTGGGGCACCCTGAGCTGGGCACTTTCCCCGGCATCACCCCCGAGCCCCTTCCCGTCCCCGGCGCTCACCGAAGTCACTCTGGCAGAAGTGCCAGATGCGCTGGGAACGTCCCTTGGGTGGGCGGCACCTCCCGCATCGCTCTGCCGGGGCAAAGCTGTAGCAGTTtaggggggagaggggacactgcacccccaaaaccccctcctgcagcagcaggagggggaatGGGGGTCTATACCCCATAAGGAGAGAGGGGACACGCCGGGCTTCCGAGGGTCCCGGGGAGGGTTTAGTCAGGGGGCCCCTTTTTAGGGTCCCCATCTCATGGAGAACCCCTGGGGGTCTCCAGGACCCTCCCCACAGCAGAGACCCCAGGGTTACGGGGGGGCTGTTGGGACCCCCACGGGGGAGCAGGCACCTGCGGCAGCCCTGGCCACGCTCCAGCCAGGGGGGCTTCTCGGTGGTGGCTCCGTGGCAGAGCCCCTGGGCTTGGTCGGtggcgccggggccggggtgACCGGGGActccgggggcggggggctgccggccccccggggctggggctgccgcAGGGGGCTGGTGTCGACACggccaggctgggggtgccCGCGGGGCAGCCAGAACTCGTACTCGATGCCAGGGTTGGGCTCCTGCAGCAGGACCTGCttgggcaggggcagagctAAGAGGAGCGATGGGGGCCGGGGGCCAGTCGCCCCCATCCCCGTACCACCCCTGCCCTCACCATCACGTGCAGATCCTTGTCGGTGGGCCCGGGCGCCTCCAGGGTCTCGGTGCCATCAGGGTCCCGGGCGTAGTGCAGCTGGGTGCCGGCCACCTCGTATGGTCCCGGCCAGGCAATGGACCAGTCCCCGTTGAGCACGTAGCGCCCATCGCTTGTCATCAGGGCTGCGGGAAGGGGCACGTCCGGGGCCGAGCACTGCACGGTCCCCGGGACccctgtgctgggctgggctgggggcagcccagatgcctgggtccccaCCGGAGGCCTCTCCCCAAGCAGGGAGGGCAGCgtgggctgggagagctgcGGTCGGGGCTCGGGAGAAATCTGCTTTCTTGTAAGAACTTGGCTTCAGTCCCAAGCCGGAGCCAAACCCTGGTGTGCAaaacccccccccaagccctggcGCTGGCAGGGAACGGGGCCCCGACTGGATTGGGAGGAGGACTGGGGGGTCTGGGGACAGgggtcctggtcctggtcctgcGCTGGCTGGCCTGGCCCCGCTCCAGCTCAGCCCTTCCCAAAACCCACGGCCGCAGCCTCTGGAAAATTGCCCCAAGCACCGGCAAGTTCACTGAACCCGTGATGCTCAAAACAGCATCTGAGGGGGGGAACCGGCACAgcacggcacggcacagccaccccctgccctgcctgcacccatgGGTGGCACCAACCAGGACCaactgggatggactgggacGGAGACAGGACACATCCTACCGAGGTAGTTGCGGCTCTTGTCCGTCACCTTGATATGGGTGGCCCCAGCTGGGATCTTGGTCACATTCATGTACCCAAAATAACCTGGCAGGGAGGGCACAGtcagggcagagccagggcacaGCCCGAGGGGACAGCCCGTGGACagggggggacagggctggggcgGGAGGGGACCGGGCACAGAGGAGCTCTGGGtctggggcagccccagccccagcccaggatCCAGCGACATGAACCCAGCCTGGTCCAACATGCTGGGACCTCTGGGGCACCCGATGATGGCCCTGGGGTGCCATCCAGGGCTGTCTGCCCTCACGGGCATCATCGTCCCTACAGCCTGGCCAGACACCCCATGGACACTGGATACGGACGCACGGACCCTGGGTGCCCGCAGGGACCCCTGAACAGCCCTGGGGACCCTGGATTGTGCACCAGAGATCCCCCACCCACCCTCTGGAGGAGCGATACCCTCTGCAACGAGACAAAATCACCCCGGTGAGGGGTCTCCTCCAAGCCCGCTGTCCCTGTCCCTAAGTGTTGGGGACAGGAAGGGATCAGGGACGATGCCCCAATGGCAATGAGGGAGAGGGGACGAGGGGACGGGGGACCCAGGCGACACCTTGGGAACACAGACGCGGGACGGGAGGACAGGGGAGCCAAGAGCCAAAGCATTCACCCATGGAGGGGGCCGGGGCAATGGTTCATTCACCGGAGGAGGGGTCCGTGCCCTGGAAGAGCCGGTGCACGAAGAGACACGTGTCGTGGCCGCCGCCGCATTGGCCGCAGGCGTCGGGCTGCGTGCCCGAGCCCAGGATCCCGTCGCAGCCCACGCTCTGCGGGGAGCCGAGACACGGCCTCAGGGTGGGGGGTCAGGGCTGGAGGTCCCGGGGGTCCCGGGGATCCCGGCCCTACGCACACCCACCAGGCAGCGCCCGCCAACGCAGAGGTccggggagccggggctgcAGCGGGTGCCGTCCAACACCCGGCCGAAGGTGTAGTAGAAGTTGTGCCCCATGGCCAGGCAGTTGAGGTCACAGACGTTGGGGGCTGCCGGAGCCAGGCGGAAAGGGAAAGGGGTGACGCCGGTGGCAGCCATGGCCCCCGGTCAACCCGGTGATGCCGCCCGCCGCCCCAGGACTCACCTCCATGGAAGGGCACCCAGCGGTACCGGGCTTGCGTGCCCAGGACGGGCTTGTTGTCGTAGAGGGAGCACTGCATGGCACGGAAGGGCACCGAGCCGCCGGGGCAGCCCTGCGGGAGCGGCAGGATAGAGCCCCTGCGGGATGGGGAGGACGGAGCCCtgcggggccgggaccggggccggctATGCCGTGCCACGACCCTCGCGCGCTCACCTGGAGCTGGCAGAGCCGGTACTGCCGCGGGTCACCCGTGCACGGCTCCTCCTCGGTGGACCTACGGCCACAGCGTCAGCGCGGCGGGGACGGGGCACGGCCTCCCCGAGcggccctgcctgcaccctgcgTCCCCCACGGGGACATTCCCCATCTCCGGGGCCAGGATGCCGCCGAGCCACCGAGCTGCAGCCGGGTGGGAAGTGACGCATCCCCACGAGGCAGCGGGAGCGGGGACCACGATGTCCCACGTGGGGCCACAtcctgctggagctgcagccaggaTGGACGTGGCAGGGTccggctccccccccgccctccccaaTTCCTTCCCCTCCAAAATCAGGCTGAAATTTAGCCAGGGCGTCGCGCGGTGCCGAGGGCTCGCAGGGACAGTGAGGAGTCAGCGACAGAGCTGTGTCATGGGGTGTGGGGTGCTGCGGGGGGTGTGGAGGAGTGGGGACACCCCGGGGGGGTCATGCTGCCCCGTCCCCCACTCACCGCAGGCACCTCCGGGTGCGGAGGGCGACGCCGTCCCcacaggagctggagcaggagctccagggtccccaggacccccaggtgcCCCGGGCCGGCTGCCGGCGGGGCcgagcaggggctgggggctcggGGACCCGCGCCGGtgcccccagggctgggccctGCGTGGAGGAAGGTGACGGTCAGCGCCGGGGCTGGGCTCGAGCGGCCTGGGGGTCCCGCCGCGCACCCCGAACCCCTCACCTGCGCTGTGCCGCCGGCGCAGCCCAGGCTAAGCcaggccaggagcagcagccaccAGGGTTGCCGGCACCTGCGGGAGCAGAGTGCTGAGCCCCACCGTCCCCAGGGACCGGGGCGGCCGGCAGCGGGGTGTCCCACATCCCGGCATCGGCGCTGCCGAGGCGGGAGGGCCACCGCCGTGTCCCCCAGGGGGACCCCAGCGAGGGGGACGGAAGCGAGACGGAGGCAAGACGAGACACAGCGCGGAGGGTCCCCACCACCGGCGGCACCAGCCGGGGGCGCGGGGGTCTGGTGCCACGCGGCCACACCGGAGTCTCGGACCCCGAGCAAGGCCAGGCGGGTGGGCGCAGCCGAGCAGGCGACGCCGCGTCCCGCACATGTGCCCCACGCGGCGGCGGGCACGGGAGACGACACCGCCGCCGCACCCACGGCCCTGCGGCGGGGAGCCGGGCTGGGCTCGCTGCCTGCCGGGACAGGACCAGACctgcgcggcggggccgggactCCGTGTCGCTCCCTGATCCGGATCCGGCCCCGCCATGGGGGTgagcggggtggggggtagCGGGGGGACCCCCCCGGTCCCAAAGTGCCTGACCCTGGAGCACCCCAACCTGCCCAgcccgggggtgcaggggggtgaatgggggtgccgggggggtgctggggtcccAGCCCCGTGTTGGGGAATCCCCCGGCCGAGCCGGTTTCCTCGTGCCGCGCAGCTCCCACGGGGACCCAGGGGTCTCGAGTGGGCACCGCgaatgcctgggtccccccagcggggcaggggatgggggcggggggtggcagtgcctttgcttttggggggggggggcggtccGGAGCCCAGCGAGGGTCCGGTGATGCCCAGACCCCGCTGGCAGCCGGGGGACAcggctgtgcctcagtttcccccacaGGAGCCGAGCTGACCCGGGGaaagacggggagggggggttgcTTCGGGGGTCCGCGAGGGGGTTAAGCAGAAATCAGGACCTTACCCGGCACCGTGGGGTCCCCCGCTGGGAACCGGGACTCCCCGACACCCCCACCCGGCCATGCCGCCCCTCGTCCGGGGCGTCCCGGCGGCAAAATCCCGGGGACCCGGGACGATCGGGCATCGCTTGCGCagctccgggggggggggggggggggcgaggctTCCCCCCCCCGGGCTCGCCTCCCGTCCCTCCCCGCTGCGTTATTAATATCCAGCCCCAAAGGTGCGCCCAGCCCTCCCCGGCCGCCCGTTAACCCTTCGGGGCCCGGAGCTCCGGCGGGCGAGGGGGGCTGGTGGGGtccccgggggcgggggggggggcgcatctgcgccccccccccgcccccggggaCCCCACCAGCCCTAGTTGCAGAGGGGAAAGGTGTAGATGGGACTCCCCCCCCCAGTCGGTCTCATCCTGATCCAGGACCCTCCCCGGGatgctggggcggggggggcttcatcccactgggggtCCCTGCTTAGCGATCGGTAGATGCAGCGAGatctgctgctgggggggggggcttggggtgtCAGGGGCTGGTAGAGGCAAGGGTGCTGGGTGCCTCCTCCTCGTACTCAGCACCCAGGGCCCTCCCCCCGCCGGGCACCCCCAACCCGGAGCTGAAGGAGTTACGGTGCTGGGGTGCGGGTGTCCCTTGGGGTGTCCCCACCGCGGGGCACAGCAGAGCGGGCAGGATGGTGGCCCGGGGGTGCGCAGGGGATGAGCTCCCCAGATGGTTCATCGAGGATGCGGGCAGCGGGATGCTCTACAAGCGGGGACGGCTCCTGGGAGAGGTAaacccccccatcacccccacaccggccccagccctgcacccccagaCAGCCCCTCACACCAGCCAGCACCCCCTCCCCGCTGGGCACCCTGGTGGTGTCACACGCTCGCACCCCACGGGGCTGCAGGGGGTCCCCGAGGTGTCCCATCCTGAGGGGGACCCACCACGTCCCCTCTGgggaaggggaaactgaggcaacgGGGAGATGCTGGGATCAAGCCAGAGTGGAGCAGGTGCCTGGGGCCAGTGCCAGCCACGTCCCCTGGGCTCCTTGGCCCTCGGTGAAGGGCACGTAGCCGGGCACCCCCAC encodes:
- the ADAMTSL5 gene encoding ADAMTS-like protein 5 isoform X2; this translates as MAGWGCRGVPVPSGGPHGAGCRQPWWLLLLAWLSLGCAGGTAQGPALGAPARVPEPPAPARPRRQPARGTWGSWGPWSSCSSSCGDGVALRTRRCLRSTEEEPCTGDPRQYRLCQLQGCPGGSVPFRAMQCSLYDNKPVLGTQARYRWVPFHGAPNVCDLNCLAMGHNFYYTFGRVLDGTRCSPGSPDLCVGGRCLSVGCDGILGSGTQPDACGQCGGGHDTCLFVHRLFQGTDPSSGYFGYMNVTKIPAGATHIKVTDKSRNYLALMTSDGRYVLNGDWSIAWPGPYEVAGTQLHYARDPDGTETLEAPGPTDKDLHVMVLLQEPNPGIEYEFWLPRGHPQPGRVDTSPLRQPQPRGAGSPPPPESPVTPAPAPPTKPRGSATEPPPRSPPGWSVARAAAALPRQSDAGGAAHPRDVPSASGTSARVTSSSRAGSWRSA
- the ADAMTSL5 gene encoding ADAMTS-like protein 5 isoform X1, with amino-acid sequence MAGWGCRGVPVPSGGPHGAGCRQPWWLLLLAWLSLGCAGGTAQGPALGAPARVPEPPAPARPRRQPARGTWGSWGPWSSCSSSCGDGVALRTRRCLRSTEEEPCTGDPRQYRLCQLQGCPGGSVPFRAMQCSLYDNKPVLGTQARYRWVPFHGAPNVCDLNCLAMGHNFYYTFGRVLDGTRCSPGSPDLCVGGRCLSVGCDGILGSGTQPDACGQCGGGHDTCLFVHRLFQGTDPSSGYFGYMNVTKIPAGATHIKVTDKSRNYLALMTSDGRYVLNGDWSIAWPGPYEVAGTQLHYARDPDGTETLEAPGPTDKDLHVMVLLQEPNPGIEYEFWLPRGHPQPGRVDTSPLRQPQPRGAGSPPPPESPVTPAPAPPTKPRGSATEPPPRSPPGWSVARAAAERCGRCRPPKGRSQRIWHFCQSDFVFQGRILAQRLVGQETRYEVEVKTPYRHRFPLVSREYVWVPNICGCPRLQEGGEYLLMARRHVNYERTLNRILLQDNGYARPWTPREDRLVREAAQHCPQPRPP